The genomic window TGACGACCGGACGGCGGGAGGTGGTGTCGGGGCATCCGGGGTTGAACACCAGTGTGGCGATTTCTCCCGACGGGCAACGGATGGCGATGATCCTCAGCAAGGACGGGGCGACGGAGTTGTACACGGCGCGGGCGGACGGGAGCGGGTTGAAGCGGTTGACGTTCAGTCGGGAGGACAAGTCTTCGCCGACGTGGTCGCCGGACGGGCGTTGGATTTGTTTTGCGACGCGCCAGAACGGGCGGCGGATTTTGGCGCGGATTCCCGCCGAGGGGGGGTCGGTGCAGCGGATTGCGACGGCCGGGGTGTCGAATCCGTCGGAGCCGGACTGGTCGCCGGACGGCAAATGGATTGCCTTTACGGCGCAGATGGGTGGTTTTGAGATTTGCGTGGTGCCGGCGGAGGGCGGGGCGGCCACGGTTTTGGTGGGCGGGGAGGATCCGAGCTGGGCGCCCAATTCGCGAACGCTGATTTTCACGCGTCGGCAGGGGGGGCGGAAGGTCCTGTCTTTGCTTGACGTGGCCACGAGGCAGGTCAAGGATGTCGCGCGGGTTGCGGGGAACAGTTCGCAACCGAGCTGGGCGCGGTAGGATTCGGGTTTTTGGGACGGAGTCGACGACCATGAAAAAGGCACGTTTTTGGGTGGTGATCGTGTTGGCGGTGGTGTTGGTGGGGACGGTGACGGGCTGCCGACGGAGTCCCCAGGGAATCACGCCGTTGCCGGCCCCGGCGCGGGTGGGGCCGAGCGAACCGCCACCGGGCGGGATTATTGGCGGGCCGGTGGGGCCGGGAGTGACGGGAACGGAGCCTCCCAGTCCGATTGGCACCCCGTTGCCGCCGCGGGGCAACTACGACGGATGGCCGCAGGACCGGGAGACGTTCAAGGCGCAAACGGTGTACTTCGACTTTGACAGCTCGGTGATCAAGAATTCGGAGCGACCGAAGATTGACGTGGTGGCGGCGCATTTGAAGGCCAATCCGAATCATGCGGTGATCGTCGAAGGTCACTGTGATGAACGGGGCACGGAGGAATACAATCGTGCGCTGGGCGAGCGCCGTGCGCTGGCGGTGCGGGAGGTTTTGCTGGCCGTCGGGATTGAGCCGGTACGGATTGTGACCATCAGTTACGGTGAGGACCGGCCGGTGGACCCGGGACACAATGAAGAGGCATGGCGGAAGAACCGCCGGGCCGAGTTTGTGCTTTTGACGCCGCCGCGGTGATGTCGG from Limisphaera ngatamarikiensis includes these protein-coding regions:
- the pal gene encoding peptidoglycan-associated lipoprotein Pal, with the protein product MKKARFWVVIVLAVVLVGTVTGCRRSPQGITPLPAPARVGPSEPPPGGIIGGPVGPGVTGTEPPSPIGTPLPPRGNYDGWPQDRETFKAQTVYFDFDSSVIKNSERPKIDVVAAHLKANPNHAVIVEGHCDERGTEEYNRALGERRALAVREVLLAVGIEPVRIVTISYGEDRPVDPGHNEEAWRKNRRAEFVLLTPPR